In Passer domesticus isolate bPasDom1 chromosome 32, bPasDom1.hap1, whole genome shotgun sequence, the following are encoded in one genomic region:
- the LOC135288356 gene encoding scale keratin-like has product MSCYDLCPPKTSTDLCPPRTSVAVPQPIAESCNELCARQCPDSSAFIQPPPVVVTFPGPILSSFPQQAVVGSSGAPAFGGSLGLGGLYGAGAPQASGGLCTFGRAYAAPACSPCVLPRYSKKFWDTCGPC; this is encoded by the coding sequence CGGACCTGTGCCCCCCCAGAACCAGcgtggctgtgccccagcccatcGCTGAGagctgcaatgagctgtgcgcCCGCCAGTGCCCCGACTCCTCTGCCTTCATCCAGCCACCACCCGTGGTGGTCACCTTCCCCGgccccatcctcagctccttcccccagcaggcCGTGGTGGGCTCCTCCGGAGCACCGGCCTTTGgcggctccctggggctgggcggCCTCTACGGCGCCGGCGCCCCCCAGGCCTCGGGGGGCCTCTGCACCTTTGGCAGAGCCTACGCTGCTCCCGCCTGCAGCCCTTGCGTCCTGCCCCGCTACAGCAAGAAGTTCTGGGACACCTGCGGGCCCTGCTAG